From Anopheles arabiensis isolate DONGOLA chromosome 3, AaraD3, whole genome shotgun sequence, a single genomic window includes:
- the LOC120903390 gene encoding cell division cycle protein 123 homolog, giving the protein MLIRNIELEKQACMHVNWYELFRKNTIKSCIIPVPDDVLAYLRQDMLILPKECSNFTDVSTGEGFQTTHYNAFDDQFDGTDSEGEDGADDDQEQPAFPEFSQSLTDAIQSLGGNAFLKSDWHCPKDAQWITLGQSLCVRDITDVYQLLKASSFCKEDFRERSEVNGSGYHVVLKKWRDIHPGSEFRCFVRNRSLVAISPRHWPSYHEHIARERSDIVNDIVSLFKEKIKETFTLKDYVFDVYRPAKDNVIIMDFSLYGKGHSDSLAFDYDQLDDEAQVATIEEEDDPEFRYLPNDCGVQPIKRNVYGFPQDFCNFFQGAAPSSEGGAAAEEASVEGDSNNLINRLIEQCNLQQLHDLDNQNEQA; this is encoded by the exons atgttGATCCGCAACATCGAGCTGGAAAAGCAGGCCTGCATGCACGTGAACTGGTACGAGCTGTTTCGAAAAAATACGATCAAATCGTGCATCATTCCGGTGCCGGACGATGTGCTGGCGTATCTGCGCCAGGATATGCTAATTCTGCCGAAGGAGTGCTCCAACTTTACGGACGTGAGCACGGGGGAAGGATTTCAAACCACACACTACAACGCGTTTGACGACCAGTTCGATGGGACGGATAGTGAGGGCGAGGATGGTGCGGATGACGACCAGGAGCAGCCTGCATTTCCGGAATTCTCCCAATCGCTGACCGATGCGATACAGAGTCTGGGAGGGAATGCATTTCTGAAAAGCGACTGGCACTGCCCGAAGGATGCGCAGTGGATAACGCTCGGCCAGTCGCTCTGTGTGCGCGACATTACGGACGTGTATCAGCTGCTGAAAGCGTCCAGCTTCTGCAAGGAAGACTTCCGCGAACGGTCCGAGGTGAATGGGAGCGGGTATCACGTTGTGCTGAAGAAGTGGCGGGACATCCATCCCGGGTCGGAGTTCCGTTGCTTCGTGCGCAATCGGTCGCTCGTGGCGATCTCCCCCCGGCACTGGCCATCGTACCACGAGCACATTGCACGCGAACGGAGCGACATCGTGAACGATATTGTGTCGCTGTTCAAGGAGAAGATAAAGGAGACCTTCACGTTGAAGGATT ATGTATTCGACGTGTATCGTCCAGCGAAGGATAATGTCATCATTATGGACTTTTCACTGTACGGCAAGGGCCATTCCGACAGCTTGGCGTTCGATTACGACCAGCTGGACGATGAAGCGCAGGTGGCGACGATCGAAGAGGAGGATGATCCCGAGTTCCGCTATCTGCCGAACGACTGTGGCGTACAGCCGATCAAGCGGAATGTGTACGGCTTTCCGCAGGATTTCTGCAACTTCTTCCAAGGTGCGGCACCATCGTCGGAGGGTGGCGCCGCGGCGGAAGAGGCCAGTGTCGAGGGGGACAGTAACAATCTGATCAACCGGTTGATTGAGCAGTGCAATCTGCAGCAGTTGCACGATCTGGATAATCAGAACGAACAAGCATAA
- the LOC120903388 gene encoding phosphorylated adapter RNA export protein isoform X1 has translation MMEHETLNVPSPKDDLEEGELSESDSDGYTPLARPEAAKSEFATASVNVPRQMDIVSDEHDDDELHHEKSDSDGSSDESGSNIRLGPMNYPKRMAGHSPRTAHKRPLHAHPPAVAAATAAAAAAAAAASGANPKPMPHGTAARTKKYNIWTESLQEDTLMETMRGCGVTGSDMRNRDVESYDYKLRFRLQSGNAFERLKRRQSNSDDSDGYTGGGKRMRTGHNSYPEASGTERRGSIKDRIGKRNNSTDSNSDDCAQNAPRFDCRHIPDLEVGENCTNEKFGIELAEKLEETHTELMVRVAETLGQEIPMKLFKETQKIEADGGMLVMKGWRRRTPGGVFLFLLKHCEEVDEEAKRAIFQSEKKAKQKEWKLTKSINRDKKVEELKKTLNRQAANDAEQTSSSLPIMAHLKAETHSTLSNPPPSPVGEENFEGNSDFEARNIHVNVTTSPDKTLLLHGHETDKDSDVAPEDACRMLPDGSTAMRNLASYQEDCLDITCDDMDLF, from the exons ATGATGGAACATGAGACACTCAATGTGCCGAGTCCGAAAGACGACTTGGAGGAAGGAGAA CTTTCGGAGAGCGACAGCGATGGCTACACGCCCCTGGCCCGGCCAGAAGCGGCCAAGAGCGAATTTGCTACCGCCTCCGTCAATGTGCCGCGCCAGATGGACATCGTTTCGGACGAGCATGACGACGACGAACTGCACCACGAGAAGAGCGACTCCGATGGAAGCTCGGATGAAAGCGGCAGTAACATTCGACTCGGCCCCATGAACTATCCCAAACGGATGGCTGGACATTCGCCTCGCACTGCACACAAGCGGCCGCTTCATGCGCATCCTCCGGCCGTCGCTGCTGCCACCgcggctgctgccgccgccgccgccgctgctagCGGTGCCAACCCCAAACCCATGCCACACGGTACCGCCGCCCGAACAAAGAAGTATAACATATGGACGGAAAGCTTGCAAGAGGACACACTGATGGAAACGATGCGCGGTTGCGGTGTGACCGGGAGTGATATGCGAAACCGTGACGTCGAGTCGTACGACTACAAGCTGAGATTTCGGCTGCAAAGCGGCAATGCGTTCGAGCGCTTGAAGCGCCGCCAGTCCAattcggacgattccgatgGTTACACGGGTGGCGGGAAACGCATGCGGACGGGTCACAACTCCTATCCGGAGGCGAGCGGTACGGAGCGGCGGGGAAGTATTAAGGATCGCATCGGCAAGCGAAACAACAGCACTGATAGCAATAGTGACGATTGTGCACAAAACGCTCCAAG ATTTGATTGCAGGCACATACCGGATCTCGAGGTGGGGGAGAACTGTACCAATGAAAAGTTTGGCATAGAGCTGGCCGAAAAGCTGGAGGAAACGCACACGGAACTGATGG TGCGAGTAGCTGAAACGCTCGGCCAGGAAATTCCAATGAAACTCTTcaaagagacacagaaaatCGAAGCCGACGGTGGAATGCTCGTTATG AAAGGCTGGCGGCGGCGCACCCCGGGCGgtgtgtttctctttctcctgaAGCATTGCGAAGAGGTAGACGAGGAGGCCAAAAGGGCAATCTttcagagcgagaaaaaagcgaAGCAGAAGGAATGGAAGCTAACGAAAAGCATCAACCGGGATAAGAAGGTGGAGGAGCTGAAGAAAACGCTTAACCGCCAAGCGGCCAACGATGCTGAGCAAACTTCTTCCTCCCTGCCGATCATGGCACACCTGAAGGCGGAAACACACAGCACTC TTTCAAACCCTCCCCCTTCACCGGTGGGTGAGGAAAACTTTGAGGGCAACTCCGACTTCGAAGCGCGCAACATCCACGTAAACGTCACCACCAGCCCGGACaaaacgctgctgctgcacgggcACGAAACGGACAAAGATTCGGACGTCGCTCCAGAGGACGCGTGCCGGATGCTGCCGGACGGTTCGACAGCGATGCGAAACTTGGCCAGCTACCAAGAGGACTGTCTCGATATTACGTGCGATGATATGGATCTCTTCTAG
- the LOC120903388 gene encoding phosphorylated adapter RNA export protein isoform X2 produces the protein MMEHETLNVPSPKDDLEEGELSESDSDGYTPLARPEAAKSEFATASVNVPRQMDIVSDEHDDDELHHEKSDSDGSSDESGSNIRLGPMNYPKRMAGHSPRTAHKRPLHAHPPAVAAATAAAAAAAAAASGANPKPMPHGTAARTKKYNIWTESLQEDTLMETMRGCGVTGSDMRNRDVESYDYKLRFRLQSGNAFERLKRRQSNSDDSDGYTGGGKRMRTGHNSYPEASGTERRGSIKDRIGKRNNSTDSNSDDCAQNAPRHIPDLEVGENCTNEKFGIELAEKLEETHTELMVRVAETLGQEIPMKLFKETQKIEADGGMLVMKGWRRRTPGGVFLFLLKHCEEVDEEAKRAIFQSEKKAKQKEWKLTKSINRDKKVEELKKTLNRQAANDAEQTSSSLPIMAHLKAETHSTLSNPPPSPVGEENFEGNSDFEARNIHVNVTTSPDKTLLLHGHETDKDSDVAPEDACRMLPDGSTAMRNLASYQEDCLDITCDDMDLF, from the exons ATGATGGAACATGAGACACTCAATGTGCCGAGTCCGAAAGACGACTTGGAGGAAGGAGAA CTTTCGGAGAGCGACAGCGATGGCTACACGCCCCTGGCCCGGCCAGAAGCGGCCAAGAGCGAATTTGCTACCGCCTCCGTCAATGTGCCGCGCCAGATGGACATCGTTTCGGACGAGCATGACGACGACGAACTGCACCACGAGAAGAGCGACTCCGATGGAAGCTCGGATGAAAGCGGCAGTAACATTCGACTCGGCCCCATGAACTATCCCAAACGGATGGCTGGACATTCGCCTCGCACTGCACACAAGCGGCCGCTTCATGCGCATCCTCCGGCCGTCGCTGCTGCCACCgcggctgctgccgccgccgccgccgctgctagCGGTGCCAACCCCAAACCCATGCCACACGGTACCGCCGCCCGAACAAAGAAGTATAACATATGGACGGAAAGCTTGCAAGAGGACACACTGATGGAAACGATGCGCGGTTGCGGTGTGACCGGGAGTGATATGCGAAACCGTGACGTCGAGTCGTACGACTACAAGCTGAGATTTCGGCTGCAAAGCGGCAATGCGTTCGAGCGCTTGAAGCGCCGCCAGTCCAattcggacgattccgatgGTTACACGGGTGGCGGGAAACGCATGCGGACGGGTCACAACTCCTATCCGGAGGCGAGCGGTACGGAGCGGCGGGGAAGTATTAAGGATCGCATCGGCAAGCGAAACAACAGCACTGATAGCAATAGTGACGATTGTGCACAAAACGCTCCAAG GCACATACCGGATCTCGAGGTGGGGGAGAACTGTACCAATGAAAAGTTTGGCATAGAGCTGGCCGAAAAGCTGGAGGAAACGCACACGGAACTGATGG TGCGAGTAGCTGAAACGCTCGGCCAGGAAATTCCAATGAAACTCTTcaaagagacacagaaaatCGAAGCCGACGGTGGAATGCTCGTTATG AAAGGCTGGCGGCGGCGCACCCCGGGCGgtgtgtttctctttctcctgaAGCATTGCGAAGAGGTAGACGAGGAGGCCAAAAGGGCAATCTttcagagcgagaaaaaagcgaAGCAGAAGGAATGGAAGCTAACGAAAAGCATCAACCGGGATAAGAAGGTGGAGGAGCTGAAGAAAACGCTTAACCGCCAAGCGGCCAACGATGCTGAGCAAACTTCTTCCTCCCTGCCGATCATGGCACACCTGAAGGCGGAAACACACAGCACTC TTTCAAACCCTCCCCCTTCACCGGTGGGTGAGGAAAACTTTGAGGGCAACTCCGACTTCGAAGCGCGCAACATCCACGTAAACGTCACCACCAGCCCGGACaaaacgctgctgctgcacgggcACGAAACGGACAAAGATTCGGACGTCGCTCCAGAGGACGCGTGCCGGATGCTGCCGGACGGTTCGACAGCGATGCGAAACTTGGCCAGCTACCAAGAGGACTGTCTCGATATTACGTGCGATGATATGGATCTCTTCTAG
- the LOC120903391 gene encoding ejaculatory bulb-specific protein 3-like: MKLFIVVALALVAAVAAQDKYTSKYDNINVDEILKSDRLFGNYYKCLLDQGRCTPDGNELKRILPDALQTNCEKCSEKQRDGAIKVINYLIQNRKDQWDVLQKKFDPENKYLEKYRGQAQKEGIKLD, from the coding sequence ATGAAACTGTTCATCGTCGTTGCCCTGGCCCTGGTGGCCGCCGTCGCCGCCCAGGATAAGTACACCAGCAAGTACGATAACATCAATGTGGACGAGATCCTGAAGTCGGATCGGTTGTTCGGCAACTACTACAAGTGTCTGCTGGATCAGGGCCGCTGCACCCCGGACGGTAACGAGCTGAAGCGCATCCTGCCCGACGCCCTCCAGACGAACTGTGAAAAGTGCAGCGAGAAGCAGCGCGACGGTGCGATCAAGGTGATCAACTACCTGATCCAGAACCGCAAGGACCAGTGGGATGTGCTGCAGAAGAAGTTCGATCCGGAGAACAAGTACCTGGAGAAGTACCGCGGCCAGGCCCAGAAGGAGGGCATCAAGCTGGACTAA
- the LOC120903392 gene encoding ejaculatory bulb-specific protein 3-like, which yields MKLFVAIAFALLALAAAQEQYTTKYDGIDLDEILKSDRLFNNYFKCLMDEGRCTPDGNELKKILPEALQTNCEKCSEKQRSGAIKVINYVIENRKEQWDALQKKYDPENLYVEKYREEAKKEGIKLE from the coding sequence ATGAAACTGTTCGTCGCCATCGCTTTCGCCCTGCTGGCCCTTGCCGCCGCCCAGGAGCAGTACACCACCAAGTACGACGGTATCGATCTGGACGAGATCCTGAAGTCGGACCGTCTGTTCAACAACTACTTCAAGTGCCTGATGGACGAGGGCCGCTGCACCCCGGACGGTAACGAGCTGAAGAAGATCCTGCCGGAAGCGCTGCAGACCAACTGTGAAAAGTGCAGCGAGAAGCAGCGCAGCGGTGCGATCAAGGTGATCAACTACGTGATCGAGAACCGCAAGGAGCAGTGGGATGCTCTGCAGAAGAAGTACGATCCGGAGAACCTGTACGTCGAGAAGTACCGCGAGGAGGCCAAGAAGGAGGGCATCAAGCTGGAATAA
- the LOC120903389 gene encoding putative neutral sphingomyelinase: MAMELSILTLNIWGIPYVSKDRETRVKAIGDVLASGNYDIVSLQEVWSDSDYQYLKQRVENVLPFCHYFYSGVVGSGLAVLSRYPIVAAFFHAWSVNGYIHRIQHGDWFGGKGVGMAKISVNDQLVHVYVAHLHAEYNRQCDDYMAHRVIQAHDTAQFIESTRGQSVLQVLAGDLNTEPGDLAYRVLVTSSKLKDSYDRKSIGSGVGTNECHTNSYTDPMAAKQLPNGKRIDYILYRIGDHYEGRLLEHRLPLPERVPGQTFSYSDHEAVYAKLILKKSSSTSTIQNLIACNSGKVREEDSCSRESREETDREAVLSLRESVAICNESLKQLESHRRSYTLMAIGVIIALIYMLELQAPYGLKIAFLVLKFLLCAVIIFFVVMATIWNVMEKHGILAGKLSMEIALKGYSLDGTTVGGYGLKGEK, from the exons ATGGCGATGGAGTTGAGTATTTTAACGCTTAACATTTG GGGTATTCCGTACGTGTCCAAGGATCGGGAGACTCGCGTGAAGGCCATCGGGGATGTGCTGGCCAGCGGCAACTACGACATCGTCTCACTGCAGGAAGTGTGGTCCGACAGTGACTATCAGTATTTGAAGCAGCGGGTGGAGAATGTGCTTCCATTTTGCCACTATTTTTACAG TGGTGTCGTCGGTTCAGGGTTGGCGGTTCTCTCGCGCTACCCGATTGTGGCGGCTTTCTTCCATGCCTGGTCGGTGAATGGGTACATCCATCGCATTCAGCACGGCGACTGGTTCGGTGGGAAGGGGGTCGGCATGGCGAAAATCTCCGTCAACGATCAGCTGGTGCATGTGTACGTTGCGCAT CTTCATGCGGAATACAACCGGCAGTGTGACGACTACATGGCGCATCGTGTTATACAGGCGCATGATACGGCCCAGTTTATTGAAAGTACGCGCGGTCAGTCGGTGCTGCAGGTGCTGGCCGGCGATCTGAACACCGAGCCGGGAGATCTCGCCTACCGTGTGCTGGTAACTAGCTCCAAGTTGAAGGATTCATACGATCGCAAATCGATTGGCAGCGGGGTCGGTACGAATGAATGCCACACAAACAGCTACACCGACCCAATGGCAGCCAAACAGCTCCCGAATGGAAAGCGGATCGACTACATCTTGTACCGCATAGGGGATCATTATGAAGGACGATTGTTGGAGCATCGATTACCCCTACCGGAGCGTGTGCCCGGTCAAACGTTCAGCTACTCTGACCATGAGGCCGTGTACGCTAAGCTCATACTGAAGAAAAGCTCTTCCACTTCCACCATCCAGAACCTGATCGCCTGCAACAGCGGCAAAGTGCGGGAAGAGGACAGCTGCAGCCGGGAATCGCGCGAAGAAACGGACCGGGAAGCTGTGCTGTCACTGCGGGAGAGTGTGGCCATATGCAACGAAAGCCTAAAGCAGCTGGAATCGCACCGACGCAGCTACACGCTGATGGCGATCGGGGTGATCATCGCACTGATCTACATGCTCGAGCTGCAGGCACCGTACGGGCTGAAGATAGCCTTTCTGGTGCTGAAATTCCTGCTCTGTGCTGTAATCATCTTTTTCGTCGTAATGGCCACGATTTGGAACGTGATGGAAAAGCATGGCATACTGGCCGGCAAGCTGTCGATGGAAATTGCCCTGAAAGGGTACAGTCTCGACGGCACGACGGTCGGTGGTTATGGACTGAagggtgaaaaataa